In Marinibacterium anthonyi, the DNA window GCGAAACCGTGCATGACGCCGTCACGCGAGAGGTGAAGAACGTGCGGCAAGGCGTTGGAATCCTTGATGCTTCGACCCTTGGAAAGATCCTGGTCAAGGGGCCGGACGCGGGGAAATTCCTGGACATGATGTATACCAACATGATGTCCAACCTTGCGGTGGGCAAATGCCGTTACGGGCTGATGTGCAACGAAAACGGGTTCCTCATGGATGACGGTGTCGTCGCGCGCATAGATGACGACACCTGGCTGTGCCACACCACCACCGGCGGCGCGGATCATATCCATGCCCACATGGAGGAATGGCTGCAGACCGAATGGTGGGACTGGCAGGTCTGGACCGCGAACCTGACGGAACAATACGCCCAGATCGGCGTCGTCGGCCCGCGCGCCCGCACGGTGCTGGAAGCGCTTGGCGGCACGGCGCTGCATTCCCAGGCGCTGCCCTTCATGACCTGGACCGACGGGCAGCTGGCGGGGATCGACGTGCGGATCTTCCGGATCTCGTTCTCGGGCGAGCTGAGCTTCGAGCTGGCGGTCAAGGCCGGGCAGGCGATGGCGCTGTGGGAAAAGATCCTGCAGGCGGGCGCCGACTACGGCATCCAGCCCTATGGCACCGAGGCGCTGCACATCATGCGCGCCGAGAAGGGCTATATCATGATCGGGGACGAAACCGACGGTACGGTGATCCCGCAGGACCTGAACCTCAATTGGGCGATCTCGAAGAAGAAGGACGACTTCATCGGCAAGCGCGCGATGGAGCGGACCCACATGACGGACCCGCAGCGCTGGAAGCTGGTCGGCCTGCTGCCCTATGACGACGCGGTCCTGCCCGATGGCGCCTATGCGGTGGCCGAGGGCAAGAACGACAACGGGCAGCGCAACACGCAAGGCAGGGTCACCTCGTCCTATTATTCGCCCACGCTGGGGCGCGGCATTGCCATGGGGCTGGTCCTGAACGGGCCGGACCGCATGGGCGAGGTGCTGAACTTTCCCGGAACCGATGGCAAACCCTACCGGGCGCAGATCGTCGACCCGGTGTTCCACGACAAGAGCGGAGGCAAGCTTCATGGCTGAGGCGATGCGCGACTACCAGGGGATCGCGGTGATCCGGGCCGAACCGCCCTGTGGCATGATCACCCTGCGCGGCAAGCCCGAAGCGGCGACGGCGCTGGCCAGGATCGGCGACCGGCTGGGCGTGGCCATGCCCGAACCGCTGGGCGTGACGCAGAAAGGCGGCAACGCGCTGCTGTGGATGTCCCCGGACGAGATGCTGGCGATCTGCCCGGCTTCGAAAATGTCGGGGCATCTGACGGCGTTGGACAAGGCGCTGAAGGGCCACCATGCGCTGGCCGTCGACGTGTCGGACGCGCGCGTGCGGTTCTCGGTTTCGGGCCCCCATGCGCGCGAGGTGCTGGCCAAGCTGGTCCCGATCGACATGTCCCACGAAGGGTTTACCCCCGGCATGGTGCGGCGCACCAGGCTGGGACAGGTGGCGGCGGCCCTGTGGCTGGATGAGTCAGGCCCGATCCAGATCGTCTGTTTTCGGTCGGTCGGGGACTACGTGTTCGATGCGCTGAAGATCGCCGCCCAGCCGGGATCCGAAGTGCACCTGTTCACCCATCCCGCCTGATCTGCGCCGCGTCCGGAACAGCGTTCGGGCCCCCGCTTGACGATGCGGGAACTTGCTCATCGGCGTCTTTACGCCGACGGACCGGGAATTCTACCGTGGGCAGAGAAAATGCTACGGTAAGGGAATTCGGTTTGACCATTGCAGGGTTTGTCCAACGGCTGGCGCTTGGCGCGGTGTCCGGGATTTTGATCGCATCTGCCGCCCAGGCGCAGGTAACGGCCTATAAATGCGACATGAAGAATTACGGCAGGGGCTACGCCAACAGCGACCAGATGTTCCTGCAACTGGACCAGGGCAAGGGTGTGGCCCTCGTCTATGACGGTCTGATCGCCAACGAGAACGACAAGAAGCCGGTCGTCGCCAAATACACGATGGGATCGAACGGACGGTACAAATTGCGGTACTCGGTTGACGTGACGTACAAGAACCACACGACCGGCCGCGCCGATTTCATCGTCACCTTCTTCCCGGGCCGCAACGACCTGCACCTCAGCGCAGGTTTTGCCGGGGCCGACAACAACGGCATGGGTGGCCGGGGCAAGTGCAAGGCCGTCAAGCCGGTCGAATTCAAGTAAGGCAAAGCGTCGGGTAGGTCTGCAGCCGCGCGCCTTCGCACAGCAGTTCGGGGTCGATCACGGTCCCGTTCTGGTCGCGCCACTCGGTGTAGAACGACAGGGTATCGACCAGGGCGCGCATCCGGGCGGCCCGTTCGGCTTCGGGCAGGTAGGGCGCGTGGGTCGACAGCAACAGCGCCGGCCGGGTCTGTTCCAGCCAGGGCGCCATGCGCGGGATCAGGTCGAATTCCGCGCCTTCCACGTCCAGCTTGACCAGCGCGACGTTACCCAAATCGGTCCCCTTGCGGAACGTGTCCCAGTCGATCGTGACGACGCTGGATCCGGCATCGCCACCGGGGTTCAGCAGGCTGGTGGTGCTGTCGCCGCGTTCACCATGCATGCCGGCCATCCGCGCTACGCCCACGGTTTCAGACAGCGCGACGGGCAGGGCGGTCACGTTTTCCAGCCCGTTCAGCTCTATGTTCCATGACAAGGCGCGAAAGGCGTTGGGGTCGGGTTCCACCGCGATAACCCGCCGCGCATGGCGCGCGCCGTACAGCACCGTGGGTCCGATCCAGGCGCCGATGTCCAGGTAATCGCGCCCCTTGTCCAGATGGCGGGCCAGCACGTCGAATGTCTCGGGTTCCCAACGACCTGCGGCCGCCTTGCGCCAGAATGTGGTGTGATAGGGATCCAGGCGGAACCTCTCGCCCGCCAGATCCGTTTCAATATAGCCCTTCGCCCGCCAGAAGGTCTTGCGCAATCTTGTCCACATGCCTGCTCCGCCACCGTCTTGTTGTCACCGAACATGCCGTCCGGGGCCATTTATGTCAGAGAGCCTTGACCTGCCGCAGCGTGGGACGCATGTACCTGTCAGCCAATTCATTAACTGGGGAGGCCCAAAAATGGCTTTCGAACTTCCTGATCTTCCTTATGCCCACGACGCACTTGCCGACAAGGGCATGTCCAAGGAAACGTTGGAGTTTCACCACGACATCCACCACAAGGCCTATGTCGACAACGGCAACAAGGCGATCGCCGGCACCGAATGGGAAGGCAAGTCGGTGGAAGAGATCATCAAGGGCACCTATGACGCCTCCGCCGTTGCCCAGAACGGGATCTTCAACAACGCATCGCAGTTCTGGAACCACAACCAGTTCTGGGAAATGATGGGCCCCGGTTCGTCCGCGATGCCCGGCGAGCTTGAAAAAGCGCTGGTCGAAGCGTTCGGCTCGGTCGACGAATTCAAGTCGCAATTCTCGGCCGCAGGCGCAGGCCAGTTCGGTTCGGGCTGGGCATGGCTGGTCAAGGACACCGACGGTGCGCTCAAGGTCACCAAGACCGAAAACGGCGTGAACCCGCTGTGCTTCGGCCAGACCGCGCTGCTGGGCTGCGACGTGTGGGAACATTCCTACTACATCGACTTCCGCAACAAGCGCCCGGCCTACCTGACCAACTTCCTGGACAACCTGGTGAACTGGGAAAACGTCGCCAGCCGGATGTAATGACCGGTTCGTCCGATCATTGCGCGAAACAAGGCCTGCCGGACGATCCGGCAGGCCTTTTTGTCAGGCTCTGGCAGCGGGTCATCGCGCCGACCCAGACGCTGACGGCCAAGCACTGGCCGATTGCGCCTGACGGCTGGCGCGCGCCGATGCGCATCGTCATGGTCAGCGACCTGCACATGGCCGCGCCCTACATGCCGCTGTCGCGCCTGGACGATATCGTCGCGCGCGCCCAGGCGCTGACCCCCGACCTGATCCTGCTGCCCGGCGACCTGACGCCGGGACCCAAACACGTGCCCACCCGCGAACCGCCGCTGGACGACATCACCGCCCGCCTGGCCCGGCTGACTGCGCCGCTGGGACGTTACGCGGTGCTGGGCAACCACGACTGGTGGGATGACGCGGCCGCGCAGGACCGCAAGGCGGGTCCGGTGGCCGCCGCGCTGGCGCTTGAGGCGGCGGGCATTCCGGTGCTGTCCAACCGCGCGGTGGAATTGCCCAACGGCGTCTGGCTGGCCGGCCTGGAAAGCCAGGAGGCGATCAACGAAGGCAAGGGGCGCATCTATGGCCGCGACGACCTGGACGCGACGCTGGCCCAGGTGCCCGACGGCGCGCCGGTGATCCTGATGGCGCATGAACCCAACATCTTTCCCAAGGTGCCCGACCGCGTGGCGCTGACGGTGTCGGGCCACACCCACGGCGGACAGATCCGCCTGTTCGGCTGGCCGCCGATCGTGCCCAGCACGATCGACCGCCGCTATGTCTACGGCCATATCCGCGAAGGCGCCCGCCACCTGGTGATCTCGGCCGGGCTTGGCTATTCGAAACTGCCCATCCGCATCGGCACCCCGCCGGAAATCACCGTGGTGGATCTGTCGGCGGCGGCCTGACTCAGCCCAGCATCGTATCCGAGAACAGCAGCACCTCGACCGAGGTCAGCACGTCGATTTCGCCATTGCCCAGGTGCGTCAGGGTCCAGTCGCCGCCCGCGCCGATGATGCTGAAGGCGCTGGACAGCAGCGTCGAATAATCCGCCGTGTCGGTGCCCGCGCCGCCGTCATAGCTGTCGTTGCCGTCGCCCAGGAAGCACACGAAGGTATCGTCGCCGTCGCCGCCTTCCAGGATATCGTCCCCGGTCATCCCGTTCAGCGTGTCGTTGCCCGCCCCGCCGCGCAGCCGTGTCACGCCGATCTGGCCGGTCAGCACGTCGTCGAAATTGGTGCCGTCGATGAATTCGACCTTGGAAAACACGTCGCCCTCGGCATCGCCGCCCGTGGCGGTGCCCGCCGTCAGATCCACGGTCACCCCCGCGCTGGAATATCGGTAATCCAGCCAGTCGCGCCCGTTGCCGCCGTGCAGTTCATCGCCATCGCTGCCGCCCCGCAGCCGGTCGCCGCCGTCGCCGCCAAACAGCAGGTCGGTGCCGCCATTGCCCAGCATGAGGTCGTCGCCCGTGCCGCCGTTCATCCGGTCGGCCCCGTCCTGGCCGCGCATCGTGTCGTCGCCGGCCAGACCGAACAGGAAATCGTCGCCGTCGCCGGCGTCCAGCACATTGGCCACGTCGTTGCCGGTCAGGCTGTCATTGCCCGACCCGGTGGTGGCGTTTTCGATCACCACGCCATTGGCGATGGTGCGCCCGCCGATCACCCCTTCGACGTAGGAAATGAACCCGCCGCCGCCGTCTTCGTACAGCAGCGTCGCCGCGCGCAGGTCCATCACCGCGTTCTTCAGGCCAAGGTATTCGAACGTGTCCAGCCCGCCGGTGTCCCAGGCGGTGTAATAGCCCGCGCCGGACCCGGTGTCGTTGCTGTCCCACAGCGCATAGGTGTCGTCGCCCGCCGCATAGGTCGTGTTCGCGCCATAGAATTCCTGGAGCACGGCGATATCCAGCGCCGCGTAGCTGCCGCCATGGCCGGTCGATGCGGTCGAGGATCCGATGCCGGCGATGGTTGACCCTTCGTTGTAGCTCATCGCCGTGTAGACGGCTGAATTCAGCTCGTAATCGCCGCGGTCCAGCGCGTCGTCCACGCCCTGCATGACCGAGGACCCGTTGCCGGTGTCGTGCGGGTGGCCCAGCCCCATGGCATGGCCGAATTCGTGGATCGCCACACCGTACATGAACCCGCCGTCATCCAGCGTGCCGCCGGGTTCGGTGTTCCAGTAGGGCAGGGCGTCGGGGTTGTTGTTCAGCACCCCGAACTGGCCATCGCCGGCCACGGTCGGGAACAGGAAGAAGCCCAGCAAGGTGCCGCTGGAATCGGAGGGCAGCACCGCCGTGGCGATTTCAAGGTCCGCAAGGGCGCGGTCGGTTGTGATCTCGAAATCGATGTCGGCAAAGGTTTCGACCCCGTCGAAGACGGAAAACAGCTGTCCCTGTTCATAGGCGTTGGTGCCCGACGCGGTATAGGTGTCGCCGCCATAGGAATAGCTGTCGCCGTCCACCGCGAAATAAACCAGGATCGGGCCGCTGTCGTTCAGCGCCTTGCGCCCCTCGATCGCGTCCAGCGGCGTTTGCGGCGCGCGCGGGAACGCCGGGGTCACCGCCAGCGCGTAATCGCCCGCATAGCCCGACGCATAGGCGTCGACCTCGATGTAGTATGTCCCGGGTTCAAGCCCGGTCATCACCAGCGAACTGCCCCGCAGCAGGCCGGAAACGACATCGTCGTTCTCGGCCAGTAGGGTGCCGTTGGAATCATAGATCCGCACCAGCGGATCCTCCAGCGCGCCCAGCCCGTTGCCGGTGTCATGATCCACGCCGAACAGGCTTAGCCGGACGGTTTCGGTGTCGCTCAGGTCCAGCTGGAACCAGTCGGTGTCCCCGGCGCTTTGCAGCGTGTCATAGGCGACGTCGCCGACCGCGATCGCGCTGGTGTCACCGGGTATGGTGACCTGGTCCAGATCCGCCGACAGGCTGCCGATCTCGTCCTTGCCGCAAAAGTCGTCCAATGCCGCCGCGGTGCAGAATCCACACATCCCTTGGTCTTCCTCCTCATGTGCCGTCCCGGGGTGGTCCGATCCCTGCCGTCGGGCGGGATTGAATCGCTCCTTCGGACAACCTTAGCGGGTTGAACCGTAAAGTGGTGGAAAATGGCAGCGCAAAGCGCAGGGAATCGCGCCGACGGGACCCGGCGAATGCCAGGCCCCGCAAGGTTGATATCGGGTTACCCGATCCGGCCAATTCCGGTGGATCAGCGCAGTTCCCTGCGCAGGATTTCCATGACCGCCTCGGGCGTATCGGCCGACAACAGGAACCCCTTCAGCGTCGGGCCGGCAAATTCATGGGCGATCACGTGGTCGACCAGATCCAACAGCGGGGTCCAGTAGCCATCGGTGTTCAGCACCACGATGGGCTTGGCATGCAGGCCCAGCTGGCGCCAGGTCAGCGCCTCGAACACCTCGTCCAGCGATCCGGCGCCGCCGGGCAGCAACACCACCGCATCGGCGTTCATCAACATGACCTTCTTGCGTTCATGCATGGTCTCGGTGATCACAAAGCTGGTCAGGTCGGTCTTGCCGACCTCCATGCTCATCAGGTGGGTGGGGATCACGCCGAACGTCTCGCCCCCGGCGGCCTGGGCGGCGCGGGCAACTTCGCCCATCAGGCCCACGTCGCCGGCGCCATAGACCAGCCGCCAGCCTTCATCGGCCAGCGCAGTCCCAAAGCCGCGCGCCTGTTCGGCATAGGCCGGCCGCGTACCGTTTCGGGATCCGCAATACACACAGATGGACCTGGGCGCCATTGTCACACTTTCTATTTGCCGGGCACGCCGAAGCGCGCGTGTTTTGACCCAAGATTGCCCCGTTGTTACAATAGCTTCAAGCCGGACCCCAAAGGGGGTCGGATGGGGGACGAAAAAGATGGCCGCAAAGACCGGGCTTTTGGGGATGGGCACGGCGGGCACGGTGGGTATTGCCGTGGCCGGCGTCGTCCTTGTTGGCCTTGTCGGGCGCGAGGTTTACCTGCGCGCGCAAAACCCCGTGGTTGCAGTGGAAGCCCCGGCAGAAACGCTGGACGAAACTGCCACCGAAACGCCCGCAAATAGCCCGGCCAATAACCCGGCCGCCACCAATTCCGACACCAATTCCGCCACCAATTCCGACAGTGGTCCCCAGACCGCTTCCGACACCGCTTCCCAGACCGCGGATCAGGCGGCCGCGTCCGCCACCACGGACCCCGTTGCCCAGACCGCGCCGGATCTGCCGCCGCCCCTGGCCGCGCCGCGGTTCGACCTGGTGCGGGTGGATCCCGACGGCACCGCCGTCATCGCCGGATCGGGGCAGGCGGGCAGCCGCGTGACGCTGTTCCTGGACGATGTCGAACAGGACAGCGCCGAGATCGACAGCGCCGGCAAGTTCGCACTGTTCCTGGCGCTTGAAGCCTCCGATCAACCCCGGCTGATGACCATGCAGGCCCGGCTGGGCGATCAGGTCGCCTGGTCCGAGGATCAGATCATCCTGGCCCCGACACCCACGCCGACACCCACGCCCGAACCGCGCGTGGCCTCGTCACCCACGCAACCGACCGCCGAACCAACCGCCGACAGCGCCGCGCCAACAGCGCAGACACCCCTGTCAAATGACACTGCAGCCGGGGCCTCGGAAACCGTCGTCGCCCTGGCCGACCCCGCAGCGGAAGACGTCGCAGCGACCGAACCGGCATCGCCCGCCCCGAACACCGCCCAACAAACCGCTCAACAAAGCCCCGAAGCCATGGCCGCCGCCCCCGATGGCAGCGCCAGCCCGGCGCCTTCGCCTGCGCCCGACACGCCCGGCGCGGACAGCGCCGCGCCGCTGGTGGCCGAACCCGGCGCGCCCGAGACCCCGACCGAGGAACCCGGCGATGTCGCCGCGCCCCGGACCACGCCGGCGCCCGGCCCGGTCGCTGTGCTGCGTGCCGGGGCCGACGGGGTGGAACTGCTGCAGCCCGGTACGCCGGAACGGCCGCAGGCGCTGGACACGCTGGCTCTGGACACCATCAGCTATACCGATGACGGCGAAGTCCTGCTGTCGGGCCGCGCGCCCGAAGGATCCGCCGTGCGCGTCTACCTGGACAACCGCGCCGTCGCCGACCTGTCCATCGACGCCGAAGGCCGCTGGAAGGGCGAGGTGCGCAATGTCCGGCCCGGCGTCTATACCCTGCGCCTGGACCAGCTGGCCACCGATGGCAGCGTCGACGGGCGTCTGGAAACACCGTTCAAGCGGGAATCCCCCGCCGTTCTGGCCGCCGCCCGCGCCGATCTGCCCCGCAACGACCCGATCACCGCCGTCACCGTGCAGCGGGGCGATACGCTGTGGGCGATCTCGCAGGACCGCTATGGGGAGGGCGTCCTGTATGTGCGCGTGTTCGAGGCCAACCGCGACGCCATCCGCGACCCCGACCTGATCTATCCGGGCCAGGTCTTCGCCCTTCCGGACTGATCGCCGCTGGTCATTGCCGCCCGCCGGACCTATCTGACAGGGACCCCACCGCGAGCCCAGCATGACCGACGACGACACCACCGCCCGCGACCGCCGGTCCGGAATCCGCGTGATCCGCGAGGTCGCGCCCTATCTCTGGCCGCCCGGACAGCCCGAAATCCGCTGGCGCGTGGCGCTTGCCATGGCGGCGCTGATCTGCACCAAGCTGGTCGCCGTGGTCACGCCGCTGTTCTACAAGGGCGCGGTCGACGGTCTGGCCAAGGATGGCGGCGTGCCGATCCTGGCGCTTGGCGCGGTGGGGCTGACGGTGGCCTACGGGCTCAGCCGGCTGATGCAGGTGGGCTTTGAACAGCTGCGCGACGTGTTTTTCGCGCGCGTGTCGCAACGGGCCCTGCGCCGCCTGGCGCTGCGCACCTTCCAGCACATCCACGCGCTGTCGATGCGCTATCACATCACCCGGCGCACCGGCGCGCTCAGCCGGATCATGGACCGGGGCGTCAAGGGCGTGGCGTTCCTTTTGCGGTTCCTGCTGTTTTCCATCGGCCCGCTGGTGTTCGAGCTGATCCTGATCTGCGCCATCATCGTCGGCGTCTTCGACTGGCGCTTCCTGGTCGTGCTGGTGGCCACCTTCGGCATCTACATCTGGTTCACCTTCGCGGTCACCGAATGGCGGGTGAAGATCCGCAAGGTGATGAACGACCAGGACAACGAAGCCAGCCAGCGCGCCGTCGACAGCCTGCTGAACTTTGAAACCGTGCGCTATTTCGGCGCCGCCGGGCGCGAAGCCGATCGCTATGACCAGGCCATGCGCGGTTATGAAGAGGCGGCGCTCAAGACCGCCTACAGCCTGTCCGCCATCAACGCGGGCCAGGCGCTGATCATCAACGCGGGGCTGATCGCCGTCATGGTCATGGCCGCCCAGGGCGTGCAGGCCGGCACCTACACGGTGGGCGATTTCGTCATGGTCAACGCCTACATGATGCAGATCATCGCGCCGCTGAACTTCCTGGGCTTCGTCTACCGCGAGATCCGCCAGGCGTTGATCGACATGGGGCAGATGTTCGACCTTCTGGAACACGTACCCGAAATCACCGACGCGCCGGATGCGCACCCGCTGCAGATCACGTCGGGGCGGATCGAACTGGACGATGTGCGGTTTTCCTACGAGACGGGGCGCGAGATCCTCAAGGGCGTCAGCTTTACCGTCGGGGGCGGGCAAAGCGTGGCCATCGTCGGCGCCACCGGGTCGGGCAAGTCGACCATCGGGCGGCTTCTGTTCCGCTTTTACGACGTCACCGGCGGCGCCGCGCGCATCGACGGGCAGGACCTGCGCGCGGTGACACAGGACAGCCTGCAGGCCGCCATCGGCGTGGTGCCGCAGGACACCGTCCTGTTCAACGACACGATCCACTACAACATCGCCTACGGGCGCGAGGACGCGACCGAGGACGATATCTTTGCCGCCGCCAAGGCCGCCCAGATCCACGACTTCATCCAAAGCCTGCCCGCCGGTTACGCCACCAAGGTCGGCGAACGGGGGCTGAAACTGTCGGGCGGCGAAAAGCAGCGGGTCGGCATCGCGCGCGCGCTTCTGAAGAACCCGCCGATCCTGCTGCTGGACGAGGCGACATCGGCGCTGGACACCGACACCGAACAGGAGATCAAGGGCGCGCTGCGCCGCGCGGGCGAGGGGCGCACGGTGCTGACCATCGCCCACCGCCTGTCCACCATCGCCGAGGCCGACCGCATCATCGTCCTGGAACAGGGCGAGATCGTCGAGCAGGGCAGCCATGGCGAATTGCTGGCCCGGCGGGGCCGCTATGCCCAGCTGTGGGACCGTCAACAGGCCGAAGACGCCGCGTGACGCGTGGCCGTGGCGGGCCGCCCATCCGCCATTCCGGCCGGCGTTGGGCATAGACCCATCGGCAAGGGCAGGGCAGGCGTGCGCGAATTGCCGGTATGCAAATAGTTTGACTTGCAAATCAAATGAGAGTCCGGCATCCCGGGTGCATGACCTCCGATCCCAATTCTCCGCGTTACCGCTTCGGTATCCGTTTTTCGCTGCTCGTGCGCCGCTGGCGCCAGTCGCTTGACGCGCACCTGGCGCAGGCGGGGCAGACCGGCGCGACCTGGGTGCCGCTGGTGCACCTGCAGGAAACCGGCGGCGGCATCTCCCAGAAACAG includes these proteins:
- a CDS encoding methyltransferase, FkbM family, whose translation is MWTRLRKTFWRAKGYIETDLAGERFRLDPYHTTFWRKAAAGRWEPETFDVLARHLDKGRDYLDIGAWIGPTVLYGARHARRVIAVEPDPNAFRALSWNIELNGLENVTALPVALSETVGVARMAGMHGERGDSTTSLLNPGGDAGSSVVTIDWDTFRKGTDLGNVALVKLDVEGAEFDLIPRMAPWLEQTRPALLLSTHAPYLPEAERAARMRALVDTLSFYTEWRDQNGTVIDPELLCEGARLQTYPTLCLT
- a CDS encoding LysM domain/BON superfamily protein, with product MAAKTGLLGMGTAGTVGIAVAGVVLVGLVGREVYLRAQNPVVAVEAPAETLDETATETPANSPANNPAATNSDTNSATNSDSGPQTASDTASQTADQAAASATTDPVAQTAPDLPPPLAAPRFDLVRVDPDGTAVIAGSGQAGSRVTLFLDDVEQDSAEIDSAGKFALFLALEASDQPRLMTMQARLGDQVAWSEDQIILAPTPTPTPTPEPRVASSPTQPTAEPTADSAAPTAQTPLSNDTAAGASETVVALADPAAEDVAATEPASPAPNTAQQTAQQSPEAMAAAPDGSASPAPSPAPDTPGADSAAPLVAEPGAPETPTEEPGDVAAPRTTPAPGPVAVLRAGADGVELLQPGTPERPQALDTLALDTISYTDDGEVLLSGRAPEGSAVRVYLDNRAVADLSIDAEGRWKGEVRNVRPGVYTLRLDQLATDGSVDGRLETPFKRESPAVLAAARADLPRNDPITAVTVQRGDTLWAISQDRYGEGVLYVRVFEANRDAIRDPDLIYPGQVFALPD
- a CDS encoding Putative multidrug export ATP-binding/permease protein; the protein is MTDDDTTARDRRSGIRVIREVAPYLWPPGQPEIRWRVALAMAALICTKLVAVVTPLFYKGAVDGLAKDGGVPILALGAVGLTVAYGLSRLMQVGFEQLRDVFFARVSQRALRRLALRTFQHIHALSMRYHITRRTGALSRIMDRGVKGVAFLLRFLLFSIGPLVFELILICAIIVGVFDWRFLVVLVATFGIYIWFTFAVTEWRVKIRKVMNDQDNEASQRAVDSLLNFETVRYFGAAGREADRYDQAMRGYEEAALKTAYSLSAINAGQALIINAGLIAVMVMAAQGVQAGTYTVGDFVMVNAYMMQIIAPLNFLGFVYREIRQALIDMGQMFDLLEHVPEITDAPDAHPLQITSGRIELDDVRFSYETGREILKGVSFTVGGGQSVAIVGATGSGKSTIGRLLFRFYDVTGGAARIDGQDLRAVTQDSLQAAIGVVPQDTVLFNDTIHYNIAYGREDATEDDIFAAAKAAQIHDFIQSLPAGYATKVGERGLKLSGGEKQRVGIARALLKNPPILLLDEATSALDTDTEQEIKGALRRAGEGRTVLTIAHRLSTIAEADRIIVLEQGEIVEQGSHGELLARRGRYAQLWDRQQAEDAA
- the yvdD gene encoding LOG family protein YvdD is translated as MAPRSICVYCGSRNGTRPAYAEQARGFGTALADEGWRLVYGAGDVGLMGEVARAAQAAGGETFGVIPTHLMSMEVGKTDLTSFVITETMHERKKVMLMNADAVVLLPGGAGSLDEVFEALTWRQLGLHAKPIVVLNTDGYWTPLLDLVDHVIAHEFAGPTLKGFLLSADTPEAVMEILRRELR
- a CDS encoding sarcosine oxidase, gamma subunit family yields the protein MAEAMRDYQGIAVIRAEPPCGMITLRGKPEAATALARIGDRLGVAMPEPLGVTQKGGNALLWMSPDEMLAICPASKMSGHLTALDKALKGHHALAVDVSDARVRFSVSGPHAREVLAKLVPIDMSHEGFTPGMVRRTRLGQVAAALWLDESGPIQIVCFRSVGDYVFDALKIAAQPGSEVHLFTHPA
- the prtC_1 gene encoding Serralysin C precursor, coding for MCGFCTAAALDDFCGKDEIGSLSADLDQVTIPGDTSAIAVGDVAYDTLQSAGDTDWFQLDLSDTETVRLSLFGVDHDTGNGLGALEDPLVRIYDSNGTLLAENDDVVSGLLRGSSLVMTGLEPGTYYIEVDAYASGYAGDYALAVTPAFPRAPQTPLDAIEGRKALNDSGPILVYFAVDGDSYSYGGDTYTASGTNAYEQGQLFSVFDGVETFADIDFEITTDRALADLEIATAVLPSDSSGTLLGFFLFPTVAGDGQFGVLNNNPDALPYWNTEPGGTLDDGGFMYGVAIHEFGHAMGLGHPHDTGNGSSVMQGVDDALDRGDYELNSAVYTAMSYNEGSTIAGIGSSTASTGHGGSYAALDIAVLQEFYGANTTYAAGDDTYALWDSNDTGSGAGYYTAWDTGGLDTFEYLGLKNAVMDLRAATLLYEDGGGGFISYVEGVIGGRTIANGVVIENATTGSGNDSLTGNDVANVLDAGDGDDFLFGLAGDDTMRGQDGADRMNGGTGDDLMLGNGGTDLLFGGDGGDRLRGGSDGDELHGGNGRDWLDYRYSSAGVTVDLTAGTATGGDAEGDVFSKVEFIDGTNFDDVLTGQIGVTRLRGGAGNDTLNGMTGDDILEGGDGDDTFVCFLGDGNDSYDGGAGTDTADYSTLLSSAFSIIGAGGDWTLTHLGNGEIDVLTSVEVLLFSDTMLG
- a CDS encoding putative metallophosphoesterase, yielding MTGSSDHCAKQGLPDDPAGLFVRLWQRVIAPTQTLTAKHWPIAPDGWRAPMRIVMVSDLHMAAPYMPLSRLDDIVARAQALTPDLILLPGDLTPGPKHVPTREPPLDDITARLARLTAPLGRYAVLGNHDWWDDAAAQDRKAGPVAAALALEAAGIPVLSNRAVELPNGVWLAGLESQEAINEGKGRIYGRDDLDATLAQVPDGAPVILMAHEPNIFPKVPDRVALTVSGHTHGGQIRLFGWPPIVPSTIDRRYVYGHIREGARHLVISAGLGYSKLPIRIGTPPEITVVDLSAAA
- the sodB gene encoding Superoxide dismutase [Fe]; translation: MAFELPDLPYAHDALADKGMSKETLEFHHDIHHKAYVDNGNKAIAGTEWEGKSVEEIIKGTYDASAVAQNGIFNNASQFWNHNQFWEMMGPGSSAMPGELEKALVEAFGSVDEFKSQFSAAGAGQFGSGWAWLVKDTDGALKVTKTENGVNPLCFGQTALLGCDVWEHSYYIDFRNKRPAYLTNFLDNLVNWENVASRM